In Caldisericaceae bacterium, the genomic window TACTATTGTTTCCATTTTTTCATTTGTTTTTATAAATCCTCGTTCGTCCATTTCCACAAGTCCCTTTACAAGTTCTGTATTTGGTCTTTCACCGATAGCAACAAAAACTCCATCAACTTTTAGGACTTTATGCTCTTTTGTGATTACATTTTCAATTTCTAATCCTTCAACTTTTTTCTCACCTAATACGTGAATTGGTATATACTCAAGTTCAAAAGAAATTTTTGCATTTGAAAAGCATGCTTCTTGAAGTATTTTAGTAGCTCTTAGTTCTTTTCTTCTGTGGACTACTATGACTTTTTCAGCAAATTTTGATAAGGTAAG contains:
- a CDS encoding FAD-dependent oxidoreductase encodes the protein ATGADPAKLPVPEEEKFRGRGISYCATCDAAFFKDKTVAVVGGGDTALHDALTLSKFAEKVIVVHRRKELRATKILQEACFSNAKISFELEYIPIHVLGEKKVEGLEIENVITKEHKVLKVDGVFVAIGERPNTELVKGLVEMDERGFIKTNEKMETIVAGLYAVGDARNTPLRQVVTACGDAAIAASEVDKYIKNLG